In Streptomyces sp. NBC_00569, a single genomic region encodes these proteins:
- a CDS encoding HAD family hydrolase gives MPAPFRSAPFELIATDLDGTLLRGDDTVSDRTRGALAAAAAAGARHLVVTGRPAPRVRPLLDELGGTGLAVCAQGAQLYDAATDRIVWSLTLDRDLAEQALGKIEAEVGQVDAAVDQDGRGGLTLIEPGYVMPHPTLPAVRVERRQELWAEPISKVLLRHPRLTDDELATVARAVVGDLATVTMSGPGTVELQPCGVTKATGLALAAERLGLTAERTMAFGDMPNDLPMFAWAGHGVAMANAHAELRAAADEVTLSNEEDGVAVILERHFARR, from the coding sequence ATGCCCGCTCCGTTTCGCTCCGCCCCGTTCGAACTCATCGCCACAGACCTGGACGGGACGCTGCTGCGCGGCGACGACACGGTCTCCGACCGCACGCGTGGTGCCCTCGCGGCCGCGGCCGCCGCGGGGGCCCGCCACCTCGTGGTGACGGGACGGCCCGCGCCGCGCGTGCGGCCGCTGCTCGACGAGCTCGGCGGCACCGGACTCGCGGTCTGCGCCCAGGGCGCCCAGCTGTACGACGCGGCGACGGACCGCATCGTGTGGTCCCTGACCCTCGACCGTGACCTCGCCGAACAGGCCCTCGGCAAGATCGAGGCCGAGGTCGGCCAGGTCGACGCGGCGGTCGATCAGGACGGCAGGGGCGGCCTGACGCTCATCGAGCCCGGCTATGTGATGCCGCACCCCACGCTCCCCGCCGTGCGCGTCGAGCGCCGCCAGGAGCTGTGGGCCGAGCCCATCAGCAAGGTGCTGCTCCGTCATCCCCGGCTGACCGACGACGAGTTGGCGACGGTGGCGCGGGCGGTCGTCGGCGACCTGGCGACGGTCACCATGTCGGGCCCCGGCACCGTGGAGCTCCAGCCGTGCGGCGTCACCAAGGCGACGGGGCTCGCGCTGGCCGCCGAGCGGCTCGGCCTGACAGCGGAGCGCACGATGGCCTTCGGTGACATGCCGAACGACCTGCCGATGTTCGCGTGGGCCGGCCACGGCGTCGCGATGGCCAACGCCCACGCCGAGCTCAGGGCGGCGGCCGACGAGGTGACCCTGTCGAACGAGGAGGACGGCGTCGCCGTGATCCTCGAACGCCACTTCGCGCGACGCTGA
- a CDS encoding CocE/NonD family hydrolase, translating into MSETPALTIRTSFPYETTREDIRVPLPDGTTLFARIWRPVTDEPVPALLEYLPYRLSDWTAPRDWQRHPWYAGHGYASVRVDVRGHGNSEGLPGDEYDPTELADGVAVVNWLAAQPWCSGKVGMFGISWGGFNSLQIAALAPEPLKAVVTVCSTDDRYDNDVHYMGGSVLAVDMHAWAATMLAFVSRPPDPQFVGDGWRAMWLKRLEAVDPFIHTWLGHQTRDAYWRHGSVCEDYTAVQAAVLAVGGWHDPYRDTVLRLVENLPDQRVRGIIGPWSHQYPDRGLPPGPAIGFLQETLRWWDHHLKGVDNGVMAEPKLRSWISGPHPPATVYPTLPGHWVGDPSWPSPNVAPLAYALQGPPVIVRSPQQTGLDAGRFFPFGNDADLPPDQRDEDAKSACFEFEVPSEIQVLGRPLVTLRITSEVPRGQVVARVCDVAPDGSSTLVTRGVLNLSSREGRDKAVAWPPGTADEVSFELNGIGHTFPAGHRIRLAVSSAYWPWIWPQPGSEAGFTLEPAGSALELPVRMVDAENGADIGFERPEQSEPMGVVHPATLDEQRPERLCVRDVAKGEWRLEVDPRYGGTRVYPDGLEFTEDALETYVIQESDPLSARTRSDWSIRLHRPELAWDVTIETRSEIACDATDFITSNEVVCRDGGEVVFHRTWEQRIPRTAG; encoded by the coding sequence ATGTCAGAAACCCCGGCCCTCACCATCCGCACCTCCTTCCCCTACGAGACGACCCGCGAGGACATTCGCGTACCCCTGCCGGACGGCACCACGCTGTTCGCCCGCATCTGGCGTCCGGTGACCGACGAGCCGGTGCCCGCCCTCCTCGAATACCTCCCGTACCGCCTGAGCGACTGGACGGCGCCCCGCGACTGGCAGCGCCACCCCTGGTACGCGGGCCACGGCTACGCCTCCGTGCGCGTCGACGTGCGCGGGCACGGAAACTCGGAGGGCCTGCCCGGCGACGAGTACGACCCGACAGAGCTCGCGGACGGTGTCGCCGTCGTCAACTGGCTGGCCGCACAGCCCTGGTGCAGCGGCAAGGTCGGCATGTTCGGCATCTCCTGGGGCGGCTTCAACTCCCTCCAGATCGCGGCCCTCGCGCCCGAGCCGCTCAAGGCGGTCGTCACGGTCTGCTCGACGGACGACCGCTATGACAACGACGTGCACTACATGGGAGGTTCCGTCCTCGCGGTGGACATGCACGCATGGGCGGCGACCATGCTCGCCTTCGTGTCGCGACCGCCCGACCCGCAGTTCGTCGGCGACGGCTGGCGCGCGATGTGGCTGAAGCGCCTCGAAGCGGTCGACCCGTTCATCCACACCTGGCTCGGCCACCAGACCCGCGACGCGTACTGGCGGCACGGCAGCGTCTGCGAGGACTACACCGCCGTGCAGGCGGCCGTCCTCGCGGTGGGCGGCTGGCACGACCCGTACCGCGACACCGTCCTGCGCCTGGTCGAGAACCTGCCCGACCAGCGGGTACGCGGGATCATCGGCCCCTGGTCGCACCAGTACCCGGACCGCGGCCTGCCGCCGGGCCCCGCGATCGGCTTCCTCCAGGAGACCCTCCGCTGGTGGGACCACCACCTCAAGGGCGTGGACAACGGCGTCATGGCGGAGCCCAAACTCCGCTCCTGGATCAGCGGCCCGCACCCGCCCGCCACCGTCTACCCGACGCTGCCGGGCCACTGGGTCGGTGACCCGTCCTGGCCGTCCCCGAACGTCGCGCCCCTCGCGTACGCCCTTCAGGGGCCGCCCGTGATCGTGAGGTCGCCCCAGCAGACGGGCCTGGACGCGGGCCGCTTCTTCCCCTTCGGGAACGACGCGGACCTGCCGCCGGACCAGCGGGACGAGGACGCCAAGTCGGCGTGCTTCGAGTTCGAGGTGCCCTCGGAGATCCAGGTACTCGGCCGGCCGCTGGTGACACTGCGGATCACCAGCGAGGTACCGCGCGGGCAGGTCGTCGCCCGGGTGTGCGACGTGGCACCGGACGGCTCCTCGACGCTCGTCACGCGCGGCGTCCTCAACCTCTCTTCGCGCGAGGGCCGCGACAAGGCCGTCGCCTGGCCCCCCGGCACCGCGGACGAGGTCTCCTTCGAGCTGAACGGCATCGGCCACACCTTCCCGGCCGGGCACCGCATCCGTCTCGCGGTGTCGTCCGCGTACTGGCCGTGGATCTGGCCGCAGCCCGGTTCGGAGGCCGGCTTCACCCTCGAACCGGCGGGCAGCGCCCTCGAACTGCCGGTCAGGATGGTCGACGCCGAGAACGGCGCCGACATCGGCTTCGAGCGGCCCGAACAGTCCGAGCCGATGGGTGTCGTCCACCCGGCCACCCTGGACGAACAACGCCCCGAGCGGCTCTGCGTCCGCGACGTCGCCAAGGGTGAATGGCGCCTCGAGGTCGACCCGCGCTACGGCGGCACCCGTGTCTACCCCGACGGCCTCGAATTCACCGAGGACGCCCTGGAGACGTACGTCATCCAGGAGTCGGACCCGCTCAGCGCGCGGACCCGCTCCGACTGGTCGATCCGCCTGCACCGGCCCGAACTGGCGTGGGACGTCACGATCGAGACCCGCTCCGAAATCGCCTGCGACGCGACGGACTTCATCACCAGCAACGAGGTGGTGTGCCGGGACGGCGGCGAGGTGGTCTTCCACCGGACGTGGGAGCAGCGGATTCCGCGTACGGCGGGGTGA
- a CDS encoding NAD(P)-binding domain-containing protein, whose translation MIHPVAVIGAGPYGLSTAAHLRARGIPVRVFGDPMVSWRSHMPAGMLLKSVPSASNIDAPQRGHDLVDYCDAAGIPRLVTDEDIVPVETFVAYGDWFQRKLVPDLERVRVVSVDRRGHENFEVKLDSGEQFTARAVVVATGLSGLDHLPHELTAAAPDGPAPTGPVSHSSQHHDLSRFSGRELIVVGAGQSALETAALAAEAGASVRIVARGKGSVRFGSPPWDQPKLRPETPFGRAWSLYALTYYPHPYRRLPPQARHFLVRRVLGPLGAWWLRERFEDKVRVREVEGIVGSAAADGGVSLTVRAPGGRLEELTADHVIAATGYRVDLAAMDFLGDGLRTRTAASRGTPRLGAGYVSSVPGLYFTGMLGGSSFGPVMRFVCGTEFASPRLAKHLASAHA comes from the coding sequence GTGATTCATCCGGTAGCTGTCATCGGGGCGGGCCCGTACGGCCTGTCGACCGCCGCCCATCTGCGGGCACGCGGCATTCCGGTACGGGTCTTCGGCGACCCCATGGTGAGCTGGCGCTCGCACATGCCCGCGGGAATGCTCCTGAAGTCCGTGCCGTCCGCCTCGAACATCGACGCCCCGCAGCGCGGCCACGACCTCGTCGACTACTGCGACGCCGCCGGGATCCCGCGCCTGGTGACGGACGAGGACATCGTCCCCGTCGAGACGTTCGTCGCCTACGGTGACTGGTTCCAGCGGAAGCTCGTGCCCGACCTGGAGCGGGTCAGGGTCGTGTCGGTCGACCGGCGCGGACACGAGAACTTCGAGGTCAAGCTGGACTCCGGGGAGCAGTTCACGGCCCGCGCGGTCGTCGTGGCCACCGGCCTTTCGGGGCTCGACCACCTGCCGCACGAGCTCACCGCGGCGGCGCCCGACGGGCCCGCCCCCACCGGTCCCGTCTCCCACAGCTCGCAGCATCACGACCTGTCCCGGTTCTCCGGCAGGGAACTCATCGTGGTCGGCGCCGGACAGTCCGCCCTGGAGACCGCCGCGCTCGCCGCGGAGGCCGGGGCGAGCGTACGGATCGTGGCGCGCGGCAAGGGTTCCGTGCGGTTCGGCTCGCCGCCGTGGGACCAGCCGAAGCTGCGCCCCGAGACGCCGTTCGGCCGGGCCTGGTCGCTGTACGCGCTGACGTACTACCCCCACCCGTACCGCCGTCTCCCGCCGCAGGCACGGCACTTCCTCGTCCGGCGGGTGCTCGGGCCGCTCGGTGCGTGGTGGCTGCGCGAGCGGTTCGAGGACAAGGTGCGGGTGCGGGAGGTGGAGGGCATCGTGGGGTCCGCCGCGGCGGACGGGGGCGTGAGCCTCACCGTGCGGGCCCCCGGCGGGCGCCTCGAGGAGCTGACCGCGGATCACGTCATCGCCGCGACGGGCTACCGCGTCGACCTCGCCGCGATGGACTTCCTCGGCGACGGCCTGCGGACCCGGACGGCCGCCAGCCGGGGAACCCCGAGGCTGGGCGCCGGCTATGTGTCCTCGGTGCCGGGGCTCTACTTCACGGGCATGCTGGGCGGGTCGTCGTTCGGGCCGGTCATGCGGTTCGTGTGCGGCACCGAGTTCGCCTCGCCACGTCTGGCGAAACACCTCGCATCGGCCCACGCGTGA
- a CDS encoding peptide MFS transporter, translated as MSRTTAETEPNEPASDQPPPGDDHAFFGQPRGLLTLSGLEVWERFSFLGMQAILVLYFADTVAHGGLGMSAGTAASVSAAYGTLVYLVSVGGGWLADRILGSYRAVLYGGVLIACGHYAMAVPTATMTWVGLGLISAGTGLVKPNVATMVGKLYRTDDERRDAGFALYYMGINIGAFAGPLITGWLGDHKGWHWGFSAAAIGMTFGLVQYVAGRRHLAGRKHAAEYALPPEGMRRAVRLMIVSAITVAVLAVVLVWAGRLTMDRFVDVLTVISVIAPVVYFAVMFRSPRVTAEERGRLKPYVVLFLASVVFNFILFQAYSTMILLASTNARTEILGFHFPAGWYASALGAFEVALAPVVAGLWARMGPRQPHASNKIAFGVILGGLSFLLMVIPTSGHSGDTYKMAAWWIVGSYLLLGLGDILLETSGMSATTKLAPKAFSSQTMSLWFLSLALANGIQAQTVKLYGEVSNPVYFGVNGAIAVAIGLVVIALAPWLRRTMHPVH; from the coding sequence TTGTCCCGCACCACGGCCGAGACCGAGCCGAACGAACCGGCGAGCGACCAGCCGCCGCCGGGCGACGACCACGCGTTCTTCGGCCAGCCGCGCGGCCTGCTCACGCTGTCGGGTCTCGAAGTCTGGGAGCGTTTCTCGTTCCTCGGCATGCAGGCCATCCTCGTCCTCTACTTCGCGGACACGGTGGCACACGGCGGCCTGGGCATGTCCGCGGGAACGGCGGCGTCCGTATCGGCAGCGTACGGAACTCTCGTCTATCTCGTCTCGGTGGGGGGTGGCTGGCTCGCCGACCGGATCCTCGGCTCGTACCGCGCGGTCCTGTACGGCGGCGTCCTGATCGCCTGCGGCCACTACGCCATGGCGGTGCCGACGGCCACCATGACCTGGGTCGGTCTCGGCCTGATCAGCGCGGGAACCGGCCTGGTCAAACCCAATGTAGCCACGATGGTCGGCAAGCTCTACCGCACCGACGACGAGCGCCGCGACGCGGGCTTCGCGCTGTACTACATGGGCATCAACATCGGTGCCTTCGCGGGCCCGTTGATCACCGGCTGGCTCGGCGACCACAAGGGCTGGCACTGGGGCTTCTCGGCCGCCGCGATCGGCATGACGTTCGGTCTCGTCCAGTACGTCGCCGGACGGCGCCATCTGGCCGGACGCAAGCACGCCGCCGAGTACGCCCTGCCGCCCGAGGGGATGCGGCGCGCGGTCCGGCTGATGATCGTGAGCGCGATCACCGTCGCCGTACTCGCCGTGGTCCTCGTGTGGGCCGGCCGGCTGACGATGGACCGCTTCGTGGACGTCCTCACGGTCATCTCGGTGATCGCGCCGGTCGTGTACTTCGCGGTGATGTTCCGCAGCCCCCGGGTGACCGCCGAGGAGCGCGGCAGACTCAAGCCGTACGTCGTGCTCTTCCTGGCCTCCGTGGTCTTCAACTTCATCCTGTTCCAGGCGTACTCGACGATGATCCTGCTGGCCTCGACGAACGCCAGGACCGAGATCCTCGGCTTCCACTTCCCCGCCGGCTGGTACGCGTCCGCGCTCGGCGCCTTCGAGGTCGCGCTCGCCCCCGTGGTGGCCGGTCTGTGGGCCCGGATGGGGCCGCGCCAGCCGCACGCCTCCAACAAGATCGCGTTCGGTGTGATCCTCGGCGGGCTGTCGTTCCTGCTCATGGTCATCCCCACCTCGGGCCACAGCGGGGACACGTACAAGATGGCCGCCTGGTGGATCGTCGGCTCGTATCTGCTGCTCGGTCTCGGCGACATCCTTCTGGAGACCTCCGGCATGTCGGCGACGACGAAGCTCGCCCCGAAGGCATTCTCCAGCCAGACCATGTCGCTCTGGTTCCTGTCGCTCGCCCTCGCCAACGGCATCCAGGCACAGACCGTGAAGCTCTACGGCGAGGTCTCCAATCCCGTGTACTTCGGCGTCAACGGCGCCATCGCCGTAGCCATCGGCCTGGTCGTCATCGCGCTCGCGCCGTGGCTGCGCAGGACCATGCACCCCGTTCACTGA
- a CDS encoding carboxylate--amine ligase — translation MPFEADRDVPGLIVKFGDYPLHHGGVGAIRSLGRLGVPMYAITEDRYTPAASSRYLRRAFPWRTTGAEEPERLVEGMLRIARRIGRPTVLIPTDEEAAVLIAEHQEELADSGKFLFPRVGRDLPRRLASKQGLHELCVEHGVASPAAAFPESYADIEEFAASARFPVVAKNREAFTRRKQPAVNGTTKIATPEGLLALARGWGEQPGAILQEYLPREQAEDWIVHAYFDADSTPLVLFTGVKVRSWPPHAGMTANAYVVDNPELADLAARFIKQIGFTGVIDLDLRFDRRDGQYKLLDFNPRMGAQFRLFESESGIDVVRAMHLDLTGRAVPEGEQRAGHRYVVENIDLPALIAYRRSGYTTPHAPARATGTELAWLATDDLRPLFTMLARFVGPGARHLHQLWRTNRRGSGTAKTGPEAEIKTKAKTEAE, via the coding sequence GTGCCGTTCGAAGCCGACCGGGACGTGCCGGGCCTGATCGTGAAGTTCGGCGACTATCCACTGCACCACGGAGGAGTGGGAGCGATCCGCAGCCTGGGGCGCCTCGGCGTGCCCATGTATGCGATCACGGAGGACCGTTACACGCCCGCGGCGTCCTCGCGCTATCTGCGCCGGGCCTTTCCCTGGCGGACCACCGGGGCCGAGGAACCGGAGCGGCTCGTCGAGGGCATGCTGCGCATCGCGCGCCGGATCGGCAGGCCCACGGTCCTGATCCCGACCGACGAAGAGGCGGCCGTCCTCATCGCGGAGCACCAGGAGGAGCTGGCCGACAGCGGGAAGTTCCTGTTCCCGCGCGTCGGGCGGGACCTGCCGCGCAGGCTCGCCAGCAAGCAGGGGCTGCACGAACTGTGTGTGGAGCACGGCGTCGCGTCGCCGGCGGCTGCGTTCCCCGAGTCGTACGCCGACATCGAGGAGTTCGCCGCGTCGGCCCGCTTCCCGGTGGTCGCCAAGAACCGTGAGGCGTTCACCCGCCGCAAACAGCCCGCTGTGAACGGGACGACGAAGATCGCCACCCCCGAGGGCCTGCTCGCACTCGCCCGCGGCTGGGGTGAGCAGCCCGGCGCGATCCTCCAGGAGTATCTGCCGAGGGAGCAGGCCGAGGACTGGATCGTGCACGCGTACTTCGACGCGGACTCCACGCCGCTGGTCCTCTTCACCGGCGTCAAGGTGCGCTCCTGGCCGCCGCACGCGGGCATGACGGCGAACGCGTACGTCGTCGACAACCCGGAACTCGCGGACCTCGCGGCACGTTTCATCAAACAGATCGGCTTCACCGGCGTCATCGACCTCGACCTGCGCTTCGACCGGCGCGACGGCCAGTACAAGCTCCTCGACTTCAATCCGCGCATGGGCGCCCAGTTCCGGCTCTTCGAGAGCGAGTCCGGGATCGACGTCGTCCGTGCCATGCATCTCGACCTGACCGGCCGCGCCGTCCCGGAGGGGGAACAGCGAGCGGGCCACCGGTACGTGGTGGAGAACATCGACCTGCCCGCTCTCATCGCCTACCGCCGCAGCGGATACACGACCCCGCATGCCCCGGCCCGCGCCACGGGCACGGAACTCGCGTGGCTCGCCACCGACGACCTGCGGCCCCTGTTCACGATGCTCGCCCGATTCGTGGGCCCGGGAGCCCGCCACCTCCATCAGCTGTGGCGGACCAACCGCCGCGGCAGCGGCACCGCGAAGACCGGGCCCGAGGCCGAGATCAAGACCAAGGCCAAGACCGAGGCCGAATAG